The Thermotoga sp. Ku-13t DNA segment TTCAGGAATGAGATACAGAGACGTTCCTTGGCCATTGAACGATTACAAGAAATCTGAAGAGTTGCTTCTATTGGCAGGACAACTTACACCGAACTATTCAAACATCTATCTGGAACTTGGGCTGCTCTATTTGAAGACAAACAGGAAAGATAAAGCAAAAGAGATGTTTCAGAAGGTTATAGACAGTGAACCCCACCCACTACTGATTGGAGCTCATCTGAATGCTGTCAAAACGGCTCAAGAAGAGCTGGAAAAATTGAAATAGCGAGTTTTTAAAGATTCATTCTTCTTTGAATGTATTTTTCGAACAGAGGGTCTGTTATCATATATTTTCCCCGGGCCATTTTTTCGACGATACCGTACTCGCTGAGGACTTTAATCGTTTTGTTCACGATCGCGGGGTTCGGAATCTCGTACTTTCTCAAGACGTCCTGGCTGAATATGTCCTGACCTTCCATTGAAAGGAGCGCGAGCACGTTCTTCGCATAGCGATAGCCGAGTTGGTCGATGAGTGCATCGTAGTTGTAAGCTTCGCGGTCTAAGAGAGATTCGAAAGATTCACGAACAGTCTGGGTTGTTGCCGTGTTTTGGGTTCTGTTCCAGACCTCGAAGCACAAAAGCTGGAAAAAGTAAGGATGACCGCGGGTGAGTTCGAAGATGAGTTCGGCAGAATCATCGCTCAGGTTCTTCGAAGAGGTTTCAAACTTACTTTTTGCGTACTCAATGCATTCGTCTTTGGGAAGATAGGTCTCTATGTCCAGCCTGAGCGCGGAACGGAACAATGTGCCGGAGTTGTGGAAGAAGAGTTTTTCGAGCATGTGCCGTCTTGAGCCAGCGAATATGAAAGATACATCGCTCTGGGACTGAAAGAAGCTTCGAAGGCTTTCTGGAAGGTTCGCGTGGATCCTCTCGTACTCCTGAAATTCGTCGATTATCACGATCACTCTTTTCTTCAACGTCGAAGCCAGGCTGGAAAGAAGATTGTAAGATTCGCTCAACAACGTCTCGTCGTCCACCTCGGGTGAGAGGCTGAAGGTGACGTTTTTGAGAACGACTGTGAACGAGACGTACCTCGCGAGGTTTTTGAGGTATCTACCGACGAACGCCACGGGATCTTTTGCCTTCAAGATCTTGAAAGATCGATCTATTATCTGCATCGCAAAACCTTTGAGCGAGATCACTCCGAAAAGATCTACATACACGACGGTGTGGATCGTTTCTTCGGCGAACCTATGCAGGAGCCAGGTCTTTCCGAACCTTCTCGGAGCCAGAAGGACCAGATTGTTTCCACTCTCGCTCACCTGTTTCATGTACGCAAGCTCTTTCTCTCTGTCTATGAAATGTTCCCTGCTGTATTCTTTACCCACCTTGAAAGGGTTCATACCGTTCGTCCCTCCGTTCGAAGCTCTGTCACGCTGTGATTCTACCACGGACGGATTGTTTTAAACCATTTGGTTTAAAAGATTTTGTCCCTATCGGTTAGTAACCAGAGTGGCAAAATGTTCGGAACGGAAAATAAAAGGGCGGCTTTTGCCGCCCTTCGAAAAATATTTTTCAGGATTTCAGGATCGCTTTGATGTCTTCCTCTGGATCACTGATCAATCTTAGATCGTAGTTGGTTTTCAGGATGTTCAGTATCTCATCGTTGACCCAGGCGGGTAGCACCGGACCTATGTATATGCCCTTGATACCCAGCGCGAGTAAAGTCCAGAGGATGGCCACCGCCTTCTGTTCCATCCAGGTGAGAACGAGCGTCAGCGGCAATTCATTGATGGGCTTGTTGAACAGGTTCGACAGAGCCTGGGCTATCTCGATGGCGACGATCGTGTCGTTGCATTGTCCAACGTCTATCAACCTTGGAACGCCTTCTATTTCACCGAAGTCGATATCGTTCAGCCTGTATTTTCCACACGCGAGAGTGATGATGACGGTATCCTTCGGCAGCTTCTGAGCAAACTCTCTGTAATAACTGCTTTTGCGCATGGGCGTATCGCAACCACCTATCACGAAGAAGTGCCTGATTTTTCCGGATTCGACCAGATGCTTTATCTTGTCCACTAAACCCAGCACCGATGTCACCGAGAAACCGGTTGTGAGTTTGTAACTGCCGGGTTTTTCTTCAAGCTCTGGCAGAGAGAGCGCCTTCTCTATGACAGGAGAATAATCATAGCCATCGATGTGCCTCACGTTCGGAAGTCTGGCGATACTCGTCGTGAACATTCTGTCCCTGTACGCCTCGGTGGGTATGAGGACACAGTTCGAAGTTCCCAGGATGGCCGCCGGAATCTTCGCGAACAGGGTTCTCTGGTCGTGCCATGCACCTCCGAGGTTTCCTGCAAGGTTCTTGAACTTTCTGAGTCCTGGATAGCCGTGGGCGGGCAACATTTCCGAATGGGTGTAGACATACACGTTGGTTCCTTCCACCTGCTTCAAAAGCTCCTCAAGAGCCTTCAAATTGTGACCGGTGACGATGATGGCATGACCTTTTTTCGTTCCGGTTTCCACTTGCGTTGGAGTTGGTTCACCGTAGGTTTCTATGTGTGCCTTCTTCAAAAGTTTCATTACCCTGTAGTTCATCATGCCAGCTTCGAGAGATAGCTGAACGTAGCTTTCGGCGTCGAAATTCACATTTGTGAGGGTTGAGTAGAGAGATCTTGCATAGAACGCATCGATTTCTTCGTCTCTGTAACCGAGCTCTCTGGCGTGGTAGTAGTAGGCTGAAATACCATCCAGGATGTACACGAGATTGTCCTGAAGTCTCGTGACGGTCGGGCTCTTACCGCAGACACCAACCTTCGTGCATCCTTCGTTGTTCAGAGCCTGTGAGCACATGTAGCAGAACATGTCCATCCGAAAGCACCTCCCTTGAGAATTTCTTCACAATTATGATAGCACAAAATTTCGACCATTTCAATATGTATTTCTATGCTCAACAGCACCGTCTTTGCATCCTTACAGGGTTTTCAGAGCTCATAGATGACCATAACTGTGGTAGGATTCTTTGTCAGCCTGGCTAACAAGCTTGCCGTAGAGATTCAGCCTACCAGCTGAGCGATCTCTCGCACGCCGAGTACGCAATGAGAAACTTCATGGAACAATGAGTTGCTCACAGTTCACTTTTAGAAAACTGATCGGCATGGGACTGGACATTTTTGATCGAACCGCCGGTGGAAGAAGAATTCATAAAAGCAAAAGCCCCCTTGCGGGGGCTTTCTTGCGTTCGAACCGTCTTTCAACAGTGAAGGATCGAGCTGTCGTAGAGGTCCAGAGTCTCGTCTTCCATGAGATAGACCGTCGCCTGTTTTCTTTCCTTCGCGCAGGTGAACGGATGGTTGTTGTGATTCGGAGCGTATTCGCCGTTGAAGAGCATGGCCTTCAGTTTGAGAGTGACGTAGTGATAGATGTATTTGTCTTTGTCTATCCTTCCTTCTCGGTAGGTTCTCAGCGCCATGAGCAAAAGATAGTGGCACGTCTGGAGCAGATCTTCGTAGGAGATTATGAAATAATGGTACTTTTTCCAAAAGTGGTTGCAGACCATCCTGACCGTCCCCTCATATTCTTGCCAGTTATCGTAGCGTTCGTCCATCAAGCGGCATTCTCCTTCCACAGCGTCTTGTTCAGGACCTTTACGATGTTATCGATCATGAAGTCAAGCACGAAGTCGAACACGGGCTGTGGCATCGGCACTTTGATGTTGAAATCGTTCAGGAATTGATAGACCATCTTCTTCACTTCCTGTTTCTTGTTCGCACCGTCCTTGGGCCTCTCCACGAGACAGACTCCCAGCATGACGATGCGGCCGATGAGGTTGAACAGTTCCAGCACGTTCATACAGCTCACCTCCTTCGGGTGGGTTTGACGATACCTGGTGGGAGCTCCCACTTTATATATACGAAAGTATACATGAAGGGTCTGCAACGACTTCTTTCCTAAAAAGTTTCGTTGTGTGCGGCGTGAAAAGGGGAAACAACGATCTTTCGCTTCTGAAGAGAAAAAAGAGAGCGTCAGGAAGGATGGAACGGTTCAGAGAAATTCAAACGGGGCCCTTCGGGGTGGTTCTTCGCCCTAGGGGTATACTTATGTATATGTTTGACTTCGAACGCCACGTTAGCTTCGCGTTTGTTCTTCTCGCCTCGGGTCTGAGATGAACTTCAGGAGGAAGAAGAAGTTGAACACGCCGATCGCGCCTGTCAGGACCATGGGGGGCGTGTAACCGAAACTGTCTACCAGCTTACCACAGATCAACGGCGCGAGGAAAGAGAAAGGAGCGGTCAGAAAATACAGTGAGCCCATGTACAGTTCCTTGCGCTTGCCAGAAGTGAGATCCAGCGTGATCGCCATACCACCCACGTTGCCCGTCGTGTTCACGATGCCCATCAACCCGTAGACCATGTAGGCCTGGCTCAAGCGCGTGCAACCGATCGCCAGTGCGAGCGCCACCACGTAAGCGATCTTGTTCACAAGCAAGTTGAGTTTGTGACCCTTCCGATCGCCGAGTGGACCAAAGAAGAACGAAGAGATGCCCTGGGAAGCCATGACGATCGCGGTGAAGTTCGCCGCTGTGTCGTCCGGTAAGGACAGTCTCTTCAAAAGGTACACAGTTATGAAACCGCTCGCGCCGAAGGTGAAGCTACTGATGATCCTTTCAAACAGAAAGTTTCTGAAGTTTCTGTCTGTGAAAACGTTCTTCATGTTCCTGAAGTAGTTGATCACAGGTTCATCGTCGTGGAGTTTTGTATCCGGCACTTCCCTCGTGAGCGCGAGGAAGAAGAAAGAAGCCATGAAGAAAAAGAAGGCCGTGAGGAAAACGTAGCCGAAGTTCTGCGGAAACGGATTGCTTGCAAGCAGGCTCTTCGCGATCATCGAACCCCCTATGCCAAGAATCGCCCCCATGCCGCTACCCACGGCGAAGTACGTTCCACGCCTTCTAGCATCGATCACTTTCTCTATCATGCTCATCCAGGGTGGACCAAGGAAGCCCATCGTGTACACGGTGAGTGCCATCATCAACGTTGACAGGTACAGCGAGAGCCTGGCAAAGCGAGAAGCCAGGAAGAAGCTGATCAGCGCGAGGAACAGATAGGGTAGTCTTTCTCCCATCGTGTACTTGAGAACAAGGTTCAGCTTCTTCGCGGAGCGTTCGGCCATCTTCGCGCCCCAGATGGCGGGGATACCCCAGCCGAGGTTGATGATCGCCAGGATCAAACCCAGTTCCAGGTTCGATGCTCCTAGGTTTTTCGCGAAGACTGGAAACAGCGTGAACATAGAACCCATCGCCATGCCAACATTGAAGAGCGCGTTGTCGGTGCAGTTGACGATGAAGTTCCAGCGATAGTCTTTTTCAGTGAGCCTTTCTGGTGTGTGGCGATCGAACAGGGATTTCACCAGACTCGGTGTGCACGATCTGTTCGTTTTCAAAACTGAACACCTCGAGGAAGATTATAGCGTTTCAGGCTCGAATTTTCCAGAGCAACACGTTCTCTTTGAACACCGTTTCGATCATGTTTTCTCTCAAGAGATAACTCAAATATGCGTGAACAGTGGATCTGTAGAGAACAAGCTGCACGAAGTTTTCGACCCTCACGTTGAACGCATCAAGCAGTTCTTTCAGGAGGTTTTCCGTGGTGAGTGGGGTTTTCAAAAGCTTCAGGATACGTTCAATAACGTCTTCGACCGCTTTTCTGTTGATCGCGAGCAGATCTTTTATGTCACCCGTCACCTCTCCGTGGGACGGGACGTAGAGATCGTAGTCTGAACGGCTCAGAAGATCGAGCGTTTCGAGGAACTTTTTCACATCGTACACGACGAAGATTCTGTGCTTTTCAATCGTCGATTCGGAGAAAAACGCGTCCCCACAGAAAAAGACGTTGTCCACAGCTACACCGATCTGGTTCACGGAATGCCCGGCGAGCGGAAGGATGTTCAGCGTGACGTCTTCAAGCTGCAGGGGGCCTTCTTCTAGCGTCTCATCGACAGTGCAGGGTTTCGCCATGAGGAACCTGGTGCGCAACTGCTCTGGGGGCGAAGCGCCGAAGAGGTAGAAGGGTTCCAAGATGGGATCTTCGATGATGTGCGATTCTATCCTCGGTGCAAGGATTTTCGCGGAAAAATGCTTTCGAAGATAAAGATTGCCGCCGCAGTGATCGGCGTGGGAATGGGTGTTTATGACGAACTTGACAGGTTTTTCCAGTTCGCGACACAGCTTCTTCACCACAGATTCGTCTATGCCGCTGTCGATCAGCACGGTGGAGTGCGATGTGTAAACCACACCGATGTTCACCAGATTTGGCGTGTAGAACACGTGTTCCTTCAACTGCTTCAAGCCAATGTTTCACCTCGATAGAGCGTTCAGGATCATTATACAACTCGAACCGCTCGAAGAATACCCGATCGCGTTATCATCTTCCTGGAGGGTGTCTCTTGGGCGGCGCTCTTGCTTTCAGTCCGGTGATCGTGGTGTTTTTGCTGCTGCTCTTGACCGGGGCGTCGGTGTTCACCGCGGGGCTCGCTGGTTATCTTGTAACCGTTGTGTTGGCACTCGGCTATTTTTCAACATCGCTGGAAGTGGTGCTCCGCTCGACGATCGCTGGCTTTCTGGCTTCTCTGCCTGTGTCGATCATTGTGGTCGCATCTTTATTCCAGCTCACGTTGATGGAAACTGCCGGGGCGATGAGTACGATCGTCGGGTTTTCGAAAAAGCTCTGCGAAAAAGACGAGTTGTTTCAGATCCTGATCATCGTCATCGGGGTGGGTACGTTGCTTTCTTCCGCCGGTGCGGTGCCCGTGACGGTGATAACACCGATCCTGGTGGCGCTGGGCTATTCACCCATGGCAAGCATCGCACTTTCGGCTCTGGGATACGACGCGCTCTGTACCTACACGATCCTCGGTGTTCCGCTGGTTGTGTACGCAGAGATGGTGGAGACAGATTTGATCACAGCGGCTAGGTATTTTTTGCCGTTCGTGGGAATCGTTTCGTTCGCGATCTCGCTGGCGGTGCTCTATCTGGCTGGAGGGACGAACTTTCTCAAGCGTGGTTTTTCCCTGGCAGTACTGGTTGGTGTCATGGCGTTTTTCGGTGCACTGGCTGGGATATGGATCAGGGCGCCGGTGCTGACAGGTTTGATCGCCGGATTCTTGATAATCGTGAGTCTGTCCATCGTCTACAGGTTCAAAAATCGGGTGAGCATTGTCACCGAGAAGCTGGATGTGAAACGCCTGCTGGTTGCTTCATCACCGTGGCTTTTGCTCATATTCTTCATTGTTTTCGTGAACCTCGTAAAGCCCGTGCACGAACTTTTCTACCAGAAGTGGTCGATGCCGATCGATGTATTGAAAGGAAAGCCGGTGCATCTGAGAGTTCTGTGGCAGGCGTACACGTGGATCTTCGTGAGCGCTCTTCTGGCGATCTTCATCTACAGGGTGGATAGAAAACAGCTGAGAGACGTCTTCACCAGAACGAAGAAGAGAGCCGTTCAGCCTTTCTGGTCCGCGACGGTTTTCTTTCTGATCGCCTATGTGATGCTGCATTCTGGTTATGAAATAACACCGCACGGATTGAAACTGGTCCAGATCGAGAAGAACATGATACACGCGATGGCGGTCTCTTCCGCGAAGCTGTTTGGAAGCTTCTACGCGTTCTTCACACCTTTTCTGGGCGTGCTCGGAGGTTTCGTGACGGGTACACAGACTTCGGCTACGGCTATGTTCGCACGCTACACAGTGGAGACTTCGAAACTTCTGGATCTTTCAGGACTCTACATGGCGGCAGCCGTAGCCTTTGGTAGTGGGCTTGCGTCGGCGATATCGCCCTCGAAGCTTCAGAACGCGGCCGCATCGATCGATAAGATAGGTGAAGAGAAGAAAGTATTGCCACGCAACATTCTGATCGTTCTTCTTATGGCATTACTGACGGCCATCGTTGCGTACATGTTGAGAAGACGGATAGTGTGAGGTGTGAAGGGTGAAAAAGTTACTGTGGCTCTTTTCTCTTCTGAGTCTGAATCTTGTTCTGGCGAATCCTCTGATCTTTGTGAGTGAGCCTGCAAAGGATGTTTCTGTCACGTACCAGGCTGAACAGTTCAGGCTCGCGGTGCTTTTGCCAGTGGTTCACCCTGTCGCACCGATCGATTGGTTTTTGCCGAAAGACAACACAAAAATTCTCAAGGGCCTGATCAGCGTAGAATCGAACTTTTTCGTCCACGCAGTTTCCGAAAAAGGTGCGATGGGTTTGACTCAGCTGATGCCAGCCACGGCGAAAGAACTCGGCGTTCTGAACGCTTTCAACGTGCTCTCTTCGATCGATGGTGCGAACAGGTATTTGAACCAGTTGCTCACAAGATTCGAAAGCATCCAGCTTGCGCTCGCCGCCTATTATGAAGGGCCAGGCAGAGTTGCGAGGCAGGGACCAAGCATAGAGGGGTTCACTTATGCTCAAAAAGTTTTGGCACGTTCGCAGCAGCTTGAAGATAAAACCGTTTTCTTTAGAGACGTGACCTATTTTGAACCGTACGTGGAACTTGGGAAAAACGTTTCAGGCGGATTGAACGTGTATTTCTCAGTGCTTGGTGCAGGCTATGTA contains these protein-coding regions:
- a CDS encoding ATP-binding protein, whose translation is MNPFKVGKEYSREHFIDREKELAYMKQVSESGNNLVLLAPRRFGKTWLLHRFAEETIHTVVYVDLFGVISLKGFAMQIIDRSFKILKAKDPVAFVGRYLKNLARYVSFTVVLKNVTFSLSPEVDDETLLSESYNLLSSLASTLKKRVIVIIDEFQEYERIHANLPESLRSFFQSQSDVSFIFAGSRRHMLEKLFFHNSGTLFRSALRLDIETYLPKDECIEYAKSKFETSSKNLSDDSAELIFELTRGHPYFFQLLCFEVWNRTQNTATTQTVRESFESLLDREAYNYDALIDQLGYRYAKNVLALLSMEGQDIFSQDVLRKYEIPNPAIVNKTIKVLSEYGIVEKMARGKYMITDPLFEKYIQRRMNL
- a CDS encoding MBL fold metallo-hydrolase; amino-acid sequence: MKQLKEHVFYTPNLVNIGVVYTSHSTVLIDSGIDESVVKKLCRELEKPVKFVINTHSHADHCGGNLYLRKHFSAKILAPRIESHIIEDPILEPFYLFGASPPEQLRTRFLMAKPCTVDETLEEGPLQLEDVTLNILPLAGHSVNQIGVAVDNVFFCGDAFFSESTIEKHRIFVVYDVKKFLETLDLLSRSDYDLYVPSHGEVTGDIKDLLAINRKAVEDVIERILKLLKTPLTTENLLKELLDAFNVRVENFVQLVLYRSTVHAYLSYLLRENMIETVFKENVLLWKIRA
- a CDS encoding lytic transglycosylase domain-containing protein, with translation MKKLLWLFSLLSLNLVLANPLIFVSEPAKDVSVTYQAEQFRLAVLLPVVHPVAPIDWFLPKDNTKILKGLISVESNFFVHAVSEKGAMGLTQLMPATAKELGVLNAFNVLSSIDGANRYLNQLLTRFESIQLALAAYYEGPGRVARQGPSIEGFTYAQKVLARSQQLEDKTVFFRDVTYFEPYVELGKNVSGGLNVYFSVLGAGYVVGGFEVSSSVSHQVLFYPAITHDFSLIVGEKNLKMVGGFLYRKIPDFGLQVLFGEHSFDASGIVRVWKFYVTAGFSNEGLRVGMILK
- the hcp gene encoding hydroxylamine reductase, with translation MDMFCYMCSQALNNEGCTKVGVCGKSPTVTRLQDNLVYILDGISAYYYHARELGYRDEEIDAFYARSLYSTLTNVNFDAESYVQLSLEAGMMNYRVMKLLKKAHIETYGEPTPTQVETGTKKGHAIIVTGHNLKALEELLKQVEGTNVYVYTHSEMLPAHGYPGLRKFKNLAGNLGGAWHDQRTLFAKIPAAILGTSNCVLIPTEAYRDRMFTTSIARLPNVRHIDGYDYSPVIEKALSLPELEEKPGSYKLTTGFSVTSVLGLVDKIKHLVESGKIRHFFVIGGCDTPMRKSSYYREFAQKLPKDTVIITLACGKYRLNDIDFGEIEGVPRLIDVGQCNDTIVAIEIAQALSNLFNKPINELPLTLVLTWMEQKAVAILWTLLALGIKGIYIGPVLPAWVNDEILNILKTNYDLRLISDPEEDIKAILKS
- a CDS encoding L-lactate permease, whose protein sequence is MGGALAFSPVIVVFLLLLLTGASVFTAGLAGYLVTVVLALGYFSTSLEVVLRSTIAGFLASLPVSIIVVASLFQLTLMETAGAMSTIVGFSKKLCEKDELFQILIIVIGVGTLLSSAGAVPVTVITPILVALGYSPMASIALSALGYDALCTYTILGVPLVVYAEMVETDLITAARYFLPFVGIVSFAISLAVLYLAGGTNFLKRGFSLAVLVGVMAFFGALAGIWIRAPVLTGLIAGFLIIVSLSIVYRFKNRVSIVTEKLDVKRLLVASSPWLLLIFFIVFVNLVKPVHELFYQKWSMPIDVLKGKPVHLRVLWQAYTWIFVSALLAIFIYRVDRKQLRDVFTRTKKRAVQPFWSATVFFLIAYVMLHSGYEITPHGLKLVQIEKNMIHAMAVSSAKLFGSFYAFFTPFLGVLGGFVTGTQTSATAMFARYTVETSKLLDLSGLYMAAAVAFGSGLASAISPSKLQNAAASIDKIGEEKKVLPRNILIVLLMALLTAIVAYMLRRRIV
- a CDS encoding MFS transporter codes for the protein MKTNRSCTPSLVKSLFDRHTPERLTEKDYRWNFIVNCTDNALFNVGMAMGSMFTLFPVFAKNLGASNLELGLILAIINLGWGIPAIWGAKMAERSAKKLNLVLKYTMGERLPYLFLALISFFLASRFARLSLYLSTLMMALTVYTMGFLGPPWMSMIEKVIDARRRGTYFAVGSGMGAILGIGGSMIAKSLLASNPFPQNFGYVFLTAFFFFMASFFFLALTREVPDTKLHDDEPVINYFRNMKNVFTDRNFRNFLFERIISSFTFGASGFITVYLLKRLSLPDDTAANFTAIVMASQGISSFFFGPLGDRKGHKLNLLVNKIAYVVALALAIGCTRLSQAYMVYGLMGIVNTTGNVGGMAITLDLTSGKRKELYMGSLYFLTAPFSFLAPLICGKLVDSFGYTPPMVLTGAIGVFNFFFLLKFISDPRREEQTRS